The Arachis hypogaea cultivar Tifrunner chromosome 16, arahy.Tifrunner.gnm2.J5K5, whole genome shotgun sequence genome contains a region encoding:
- the LOC112755318 gene encoding transcription factor UNE10 produces MSQCVPSWEVEDTNPPPPRPSLRSNSNSTIPDVPMLDYEVAELTWENGQLSMHGLGFPRVPTKSSAVTTTANKYTWEKPRASGTLESIVNQATTTPQNAKSTAVHGFGGVYENLLVPWVDPHRVPATVISPGTSNTVTMDALVPCSNRVEEQRTPQVMDSISGGLGACMAGRTTRMGAGDAKDGGALEKRAAMVRRVPAPTVSAHEMSSRDQSVSGSATFGRESRHVTLDTCEREFGVGFTTSTSMGSPENTSSAKQCTKTNTIDDHDSVCHSRSMREDGDEEEKKKETGKSSVSTKRSRAAAIHNQSERKRRDKINQRMKTFQKLVPNSSKTDKASMLDEVIEYLKQLQAQVQMVNRINMSSMMLPMTMQQQLQMSMMAPMGMGMGMGMGMGMAGMGMGMDMNTLSRTNIPPGIPPVLHPSPFMPMPSWDAAATATAAAATGAADRLQGPTPSAMPDHLSSFFGCPSQPMSMDAYSRIAAMYQQLQHQQPPPSGSNKT; encoded by the exons ATGAGCCAGTGTGTTCCCAGCTGGGAGGTGGAGGATACCAATCCACCGCCCCCAAGACCCTCTCTACGTTCCAACTCCAACTCAACCATCCCTGACGTTCCCAT GTTAGACTATGAAGTCGCAGAACTAACATGGGAAAATGGACAGCTATCAATGCATGGCTTAGGGTTCCCGCGAGTGCCGACCAAGTCCTCGGCGGTTACAACAACCGCCAATAAGTACACATGGGAAAAGCCTCGTGCAAGTGGCACATTGGAATCCATAGTCAACCAAGCAACTACCACACCCCAAAACGCCAAATCAACAGCCGTCCACGGTTTCGGCGGTGTCTATGAAAATCTGTTAGTCCCATGGGTTGATCCCCACCGTGTCCCGGCCACCGTTATTTCTCCGGGAACTTCAAACACGGTGACCATGGACGCGCTGGTACCGTGCTCAAACCGGGTAGAGGAGCAAAGAACGCCTCAAGTTATGGACTCCATCTCCGGAGGGCTTGGAGCGTGCATGGCGGGTCGCACCACACGTATGGGCGCCGGTGATGCCAAAGATGGAGGCGCCCTTGAAAAACGCGCCGCCATGGTGAGACGTGTCCCGGCACCGACGGTGTCGGCACATGAGATGAGTAGCAGGGATCAGAGTGTGAGTGGCAGCGCCACCTTTGGGAGGGAAAGCCGGCACGTGACACTTGACACGTGCGAGAGGGAGTTCGGAGTGGGTTTCACTACCTCGACGTCGATGGGGTCGCCGGAAAATACAAGCTCTGCAAAGCAGTGCACCAAGACCAACACCATTGACGACCATGATTCCGTTTGCCACAGTAGATCAATG AGAGAGGATGGagatgaggaggagaagaagaaagaaactgGAAAATCTTCTGTGTCCACTAAAAGGAGTAGAGCCGCAGCTATACACAACCAATCTGAAAGG AAAAGGAGGGATAAGATAAACCAAAGGATGAAGACATTCCAAAAGCTGGTCCCAAATTCTAGCAAG ACGGACAAAGCTTCAATGTTGGATGAAGTGATAGAATATCTTAAACAGTTGCAAGCACAAGTGCAGATGGTGAACAGGATCAACATGTCATCCATGATGCTTCCCATGACCATGCAACAACAGCTTCAAATGTCAATGATGGCTCCCATGGGCATGGGAATGGGGATGGGGATGGGCATGGGCATGGCGGGGATGGGCATGGGCATGGATATGAACACCCTTAGTCGCACTAATATCCCTCCTGGAATCCCTCCAGTCCTCCACCCTTCTCCCTTCATGCCTATGCCTTCTTGGGATGCTGCTGCTACCGCCACTGCTGCCGCCGCAACTGGAGCTGCCGACCGACTTCAAGGACCTACACCCTCCGCCATGCCTGACCATTTATCCTCATTTTTCGGATGTCCATCACAG